In one window of Onychomys torridus chromosome 5, mOncTor1.1, whole genome shotgun sequence DNA:
- the Rnf182 gene encoding E3 ubiquitin-protein ligase RNF182, with the protein MASQPPEEAVESQVSDELECKICYNRYNLKQRKPKVLECCHRVCAKCLYKIIDFGDSPQGVIVCPFCRFETCLPDDEVSSLPDDNNILVNLTCGSKGKKCLPENPTELLLTPKRLASLVSPSHTSSNCLVITIMEVQRESSPSLSSTPVVEFYRPASFDSVTTVSHNWTVWNCTSLLFQTSIRVLVWLLGLLYFSSLPLGIYLLVSKKVTLGVVFVSLVPSSLVILMVYGFCQCVCHEFLDCMALPS; encoded by the coding sequence ATGGCCAGCCAGCCACCGGAAGAGGCTGTGGAGTCTCAGGTCTCGGATGAGCTGGAGTGCAAGATCTGTTACAATCGGTACAACCTGAAACAGAGGAAGCCCAAGGTTCTGGAGTGTTGTCACAGGGTTTGTGCCAAATGCCTCTACAAGATCATAGACTTTGGGGACTCCCCACAAGGTGTCATAGTCTGTCCGTTCTGCAGGTTCGAGACGTGCCTGCCAGATGATGAAGTTAGTAGCCTGCCCGATGACAATAACATCCTTGTAAACTTGACTTGTGGAAGCAAAGGCAAGAAATGCCTGCCCGAGAACCCCACGGAGCTGCTGCTCACACCTAAGAGGCTGGCTTCCCTTGTCAGCCCTTCCCACACGTCCTCCAACTGCCTGGTGATCACCATCATGGAGGTGCAGAGGGAGAGCTCCCCTTCTCTCAGTTCTACTCCCGTGGTCGAATTCTACAGGCCGGCCAGCTTCGACTCTGTCACCACAGTGTCACACAACTGGACGGTGTGGAACTGCACCTCGCTGCTCTTTCAGACTTCCATCCGGGTGTTAGTGTGGCTACTAGGCTTGCTGTACTTCAGTTCCTTGCCCTTAGGGATCTATTTACTGGTGTCTAAGAAAGTCACCCTTGGGGTGGTCTTTGTTAGCCTCGTCCCCTCTAGCCTGGTCATCCTTATGGTGTATGGTTTTTGCCAATGTGTTTGTCATGAATTTCTGGACTGTATGGCACTTCCTTCTTAA